In Erigeron canadensis isolate Cc75 chromosome 1, C_canadensis_v1, whole genome shotgun sequence, a single window of DNA contains:
- the LOC122595262 gene encoding uncharacterized protein LOC122595262: MDPPSPSSSDDSIDLDDAILSTVALTVTTMIQAAEDEEDQLSPRRRTVLAYARLVRLYFAERPVFGARDFRRRYRMSKRLFLRITDDLEERYPYFQQRMDARGKLGFMPIHKTTSALRQLAYGCSVDLFDEHLEMSARTSRESLIYFCKAWRGSHTRGDVGRPSLMLQAVASTDLWIWNAYFGQQGSNNDINVFEASPVLEEIISGLTPTAGFYANNNYYKAGYYLTYGIYSEYSTFVKTFTDPIDEKRKYFKKKQESARKDIERAFGVLKKRWKVVSFSSRFWDKQRMHDVIYACIALHNMILEDEDKAFCQDFNDEDPTLDPTYWEQQTSMEQRIAN; this comes from the exons ATGGATCCTCCATCACCCTCTTCATCCGATGATTCAATCGATCTCGACGACGCTATTCTTAGTACAGTTGCTTTGACGGTTACTACTATGATTCAAGCCGCGGAAGACGAGGAAGATCAACTTTCGCCTAGAAGAAGAACGGTTCTGGCATACGCGCGATTGGTCCGCCTTTACTTTGCCGAGCGACCCGTATTTGGCGCGAGAGATTTTAGACGGCGCTATCGTATGAGCAAGCGGCTATTTTTGAGAATTAcagatgatttggaagaaaggtatccatattttcaacaaagaatGGATGCTCGTGGGAAGCTGGGTTTCATGCCGATACACAAGACTACCTCTGCGCTTCGTCAATTAGCATATGGGTGTAGCGTCGACTTGTTTGACGAGCATTTGGAGATGTCGGCTAGGACTTCCAGGGAGTCgctaatttatttttgtaaag CATGGCGCGGTTCGCATACCAGAGGGGATGTTGGTAGACCATCATTGATGCTTCAGGCGGTTGCGTCTACtgacttgtggatttggaatGCATATTTTGGTCAGCAGGGGTCCAACAATGACATCAACGTGTTTGAGGCGTCCCCAGTCTTGGAAGAAATTATATCTGGCTTGACACCTACAG CGGGTTTTTATGCAAACAACAACTACTACAAAGCCGGATACTACTTGACATATGGCATCTACTCTGAGTATTCCACCTTTGTGAAGACCTTTACTGACCCGATTGACGAAAAGAGAAAATActttaagaaaaaacaagaaTCGGCGCGAAAGGATATAGAGAGAGCATTCGGGGTTCTTAAAAAGCGTTGGAAAGTTGTTAGTTTTTCCTCACGGTTTTGGGACAAGCAGAGGATGCATGACGTGATATACGCGTGTATCGCTCTACACAACATGATATTGGAGGATGAAGATAAAGCTTTTTGTCAAGACTTCAACGATGAAGACCCGACACTAGACCCGACGTATTGGGAACAACAAACTTCAATGGAGCAACGAATCGCGAATTAA
- the LOC122586121 gene encoding L-type lectin-domain containing receptor kinase VIII.2-like, which produces MFTCRPISPSLFLLMICFSATAAAATTTTTFTTEPLNLENFMFLEDAHIFNDTTTITVRLTRDLLVPNSGAGMLLYKYPIPFRQPGNPNPTSFKAHLTFSVKDLNPNSIGGGLALAISPGNGNIGAGGKFLGIPKGAVSIEFDTAKDTELHDVNGNHVGLNINSVVSLCVADLDSVNISLKSGKLIHVWVDYSGPGHQLKVFVSYVNIQPVSPVLEAIIDLYQYVEDSMFVGISASTQASTEVHSLEHFSFSSCFDEDPNTNSGGFNAPPPPPMATVSSPAPDTTRKTRKSRRKINKIWLGIILPVVGAVLGIMLTGGISIYFICKCYCCSDRNNENATHLITP; this is translated from the coding sequence ATGTTTACTTGTCGCCCAATTTCCCCTTCTCTGTTTCTACTCATGATCTGCTTTTCTGCCACGGCCGCCGCAGCCACGACGACGACTACATTTACCACCGAACCATTAAACCTCGAAAACTTCATGTTTTTAGAAGATGCCCATATCTTCAACGACACTACTACTATTACTGTTAGACTCACTCGGGACCTCCTCGTCCCAAACTCTGGTGCCGGcatgttgttatacaaataCCCCATCCCATTCCGTCAGCCCGGTAACCCGAATCCCACCAGCTTTAAAGCTCACTTAACCTTCTCTGTTAAAGATTTGAACCCCAACTCCATTGGAGGTGGTTTGGCTTTAGCCATCTCGCCCGGAAATGGAAATATCGGTGCCGGCGGTAAGTTTCTTGGCATCCCCAAGGGGGCAGTTTCCATTGAGTTTGATACCGCCAAGGATACTGAGCTTCATGATGTTAATGGGAACCATGTTGGTCTTAATATCAACTCTGTGGTTTCATTGTGTGTTGCTGATTTGGATTCGGTCAACATTAGTCTGAAAAGTGGGAAGCTGATCCACGTATGGGTCGACTATTCCGGGCCTGGTCACCAACTCAAAGTATTTGTCTCATATGTCAACATACAACCGGTATCACCTGTCTTAGAGGCCATCATTGATCTCTATCAATACGTGGAAGACTCGATGTTTGTGGGGATTTCAGCTTCAACACAGGCAAGTACAGAGGTCCACTCGCTAGAACATTTCAGTTTTAGTTCCTGTTTTGATGAAGATCCGAATACCAACAGCGGCGGTTTTaatgcaccaccaccaccaccaatggCTACCGTCTCATCACCTGCTCCAGACACTACTAGGAAGACTAGAAAAAGCCGCCGTAAAATTAATAAGATTTGGTTAGGGATAATACTCCCGGTTGTGGGTGCGGTACTAGGAATAATGCTGACCGGGGGAATTAGCATCTATTTTATCTGTAAATGTTATTGTTGTTCAGATAGGAACAATGAAAATGCTACGCATCTGATTACTCCTTGA
- the LOC122595268 gene encoding L-type lectin-domain containing receptor kinase VIII.2-like, with the protein MQFPYTLCFSYSVFPTPPPEKPHMISKHIYNNTIRLTGDLTVPNSGAGRVLYNKPIPFSRPGNPNPTSFATHFSFSILDLNPNSVGGAFAFVISPDDRSIGAAGGFLGIPAGSVAVEFDTIKDVDFTDLNGNHVALDINSMVSLQAANLDSVNINLTSGELIHSWVEYSGSNHQFKVYISNSKTPVLSVTIDLSQYVNESMYVGLSGSTQGSTEIHSIASWIFA; encoded by the coding sequence ATGCAATTTCCATATACTCTCTGTTTTTCCTACTCTGTTTTTCCTACACCGCCACCGGAGAAACCTCATATGATTTCCAAACACATTTACAACAATACCATCCGACTTACCGGAGATCTCACCGTTCCTAACTCCGGCGCCGGGAGGGTTTTATACAATAAGCCCATCCCATTCAGCCGACCCGGTAATCCAAACCCGACCAGTTTCGCCACTCACTTTTCGTTTTCTATTCTTGATTTAAACCCGAATTCAGTCGGTGGTGCTTTTGCTTTTGTCATATCGCCGGACGATAGATCAATAGGAGCCGCCGGTGGCTTTCTTGGGATTCCGGCAGGCTCTGTCGCCGTCGAGTTTGACACTATTAAGGATGTGGATTTTACGGATTTGAACGGAAACCATGTTGCTCTTGATATCAACTCAATGGTTTCTTTACAAGCTGCGAATTTGGATTCGgttaatattaatttaacaaGCGGGGAGTTAATCCACTCGTGGGTCGAATATTCCGGGTCAAATCATCAATTCAAAGTATACATTTCTAATTCCAAAACACCAGTATTATCGGTCACCATAGATCTTTCTCAATACGTAAACGAATCGATGTATGTCGGTTTGTCCGGGTCAACGCAAGGGAGTACAGAGATCCACTCGATTGCATCTTGGATATTTGCTTGA
- the LOC122595278 gene encoding uncharacterized protein LOC122595278 — translation MVRSDLFRLKSMWGNYSFNYVEAHANGRSGGVLSLWDPSSFVKSYTYSFDNFIVVKGTWMVNNCNCYMVNVYAPQSESDKLDLWAQICGFMQAHEGKYLICGDFNSVRCRDDRMGSLFSAMNARNFNEFIDNGKLIDVAMGRHKFTRLSLDGLKGSRIDRFLVNQEFLDSFNDITMEALDDMISDHRPLLLKQQHVDFGPTPFKFYNSWMNLEDFEGVLKDSWNKADGKVTHSAFVRLKNKLKLLKTDVKIWRKEKNTIRNSDHINKDIADLDQRMISNGSDSGLADQRKNVVVRATGVQQLT, via the coding sequence ATGGTGAGGTCGGATCTTTTTCGTCTTAAATCAATGTGGGGGaattattcttttaattatGTTGAAGCTCATGCTAATGGCAGATCTGGTGGGGTCCTTTCATTGTGGGATCCTTCTTCTTTTGTTAAGTCTTATACTTACTCTTTTGACAATTTTATCGTAGTTAAAGGGACTTGGATGGTCAACAACTGTAACTGTTATATGGTCAATGTGTATGCCCCTCAGTCGGAGAGTGATAAACTTGATCTTTGGGCTCAAATTTGTGGATTTATGCAAGCACATGAGGGAAAGTACCTTATATGTGGAGACTTTAACTCGGTTAGATGTAGAGACGATAGAATGGGTTCGTTGTTTTCGGCGATGAATGCAAGAAATTTTAATGAATTTATAGATAATGGCAAGTTGATTGATGTTGCTATGGGAAGGCATAAATTCACTAGATTATCCTTGGATGGTCTTAAAGGCAGCCGTATTGATAGATTTTTAGTGAATCAAGAATTCTTAGACTCTTTTAATGATATTACTATGGAAGCTTTAGACGACATGATTTCCGATCATCGACCACTTCTTCTAAAGCAACAACATGTCGATTTTGGTCCAACCCCTTTTAAATTCTATAATTCTTGGATGAATTTAGAAGATTTTGAAGGGGTTCTTAAAGATAGCTGGAACAAGGCTGATGGAAAGGTGACACACAGTGCTTTTGtgagattaaaaaataaactcaaATTGCTGAAAACGGATGTGAAAATTTGGCGAAAGGAGAAGAATACAATCAGAAATAGTGATCATATCAACAAGGATATTGCTGATCTCGACCAGAGAATGATTTCCAATGGTAGTGATTCCGGGCTTGCTGATCAAAGAAAAAATGTTGTTGTTAGAGCTACAGGAGTACAACAGTTGACTTAA